A genome region from Camelina sativa cultivar DH55 chromosome 10, Cs, whole genome shotgun sequence includes the following:
- the LOC104716684 gene encoding 3-ketoacyl-CoA synthase 18-like encodes MTSVNAKLLYHYVLTNFFNLCLFPLTALLAGKASKLTANDLYHFYSHLQHNLITVILLFAFTAFGLVLYIVTRPKPVYLVDYSCYLPPPHLKVSVSKAMDIFYQIRKADTSRNVACDDPSSLDFLRKIQERSGLGDETYSPQGLINVPPQKTFAASREETEQVIIGALEKLFENTKVNPREIGILVVNSSMFNPTPSLSAMVVNTFKLRSNIKSFSLGGMGCSAGVIAIDLAKDLLHVHKNTYALVVSTENITQGIYAGENRSMMVSNCLFRVGGAAILLSNKLGDRRRSKYKLCHTVRTHTGADDKSFRCVQQGDDEGGKIGVCLSKDITVVAGTALKKNIATLGPLILPLSEKFLFLVTFIAKKLLKDKIKHCYVPDFKLAIDHFCIHAGGRAVIDVLEKSLGLSPIDVEASRSTLHRFGNTSSSSIWYELAYIEAKGRMKKGNRAWQIALGSGFKCNSAVWVALCNVKASANSPWEHCIDRYPVQIDSDSSKSETHVKNGRT; translated from the coding sequence ATGACGTCCGTTAACGCAAAGCTCCTTTACCATTACGTTCTAACCAACTTTTTCAACCTTTGCTTGTTTCCGTTAACGGCGTTACTTGCCGGAAAAGCCTCTAAGCTTACAGCAAACGATCTCTACCACTTCTATTCCCATCTCCAACACAACCTTATAACCGTAATTTTACTCTTTGCTTTCACCGCTTTCGGTTTGGTTCTCTACATTGTAACCCGGCCCAAACCGGTTTACCTCGTTGACTACTCGTGCTACCTTCCACCACCGCATCTCAAAGTTAGTGTTTCCAAGGCGATGGATATTTTCTACCAAATAAGAAAAGCTGATACCTCACGGAACGTGGCATGCGATGATCCATCCTCGCTTGATTTCCTGAGGAAGATTCAAGAACGTTCAGGTCTAGGTGATGAAACGTACAGTCCCCAGGGACTCATTAACGTGCCCCCACAAAAGACCTTTGCAGCTTCACGTGAAGAGACAGAGCAGGTAATCATCGGTGCGCTAGAAAAGCTATTCGAGAACACCAAAGTAAACCCTAGAGAGATTGGTATACTTGTGGTGAACTCAAGCATGTTTAATCCAACTCCTTCGCTATCTGCGATGGTCGTTAACACTTTCAAGCTCCGAAGCAACATCAAAAGCTTTAGTCTCGGAGGAATGGGTTGTAGTGCTGGTGTCATCGCCATTGATCTTGCAAAGGACTTGTTGCATGTTCATAAAAACACTTATGCACTTGTGGTGAGCACTGAGAACATCACTCAAGGCATTTATGCTGGCGAAAACAGATCCATGATGGTTAGCAATTGCTTGTTTCGTGTTGGTGGGGCAGCGATTTTGCTCTCCAACAAACTGGGAGATCGGAGACGGTCCAAGTACAAGCTATGTCATACTGTTCGAACGCATACCGGAGCTGATGACAAGTCTTTTCGATGTGTGCAACAAGGAGACGATGAGGGCGGTAAAATCGGAGTTTGTCTGTCAAAGGACATAACCGTTGTTGCGGGGACAGCGCTTAAGAAAAACATAGCAACGTTGGGTCCGTTGATTCTTCCTTTAAGCGAAAAGTTTCTGTTTTTAGTTACCTTCATCGCCAAGAAACTTTTGAAGGACAAGATCAAGCACTGTTACGTCCCGGATTTCAAGCTTGCTATCGACCATTTCTGTATTCATGCGGGAGGCAGAGCCGTGATCGATGTGCTTGAGAAGAGCTTAGGACTATCGCCAATCGATGTGGAGGCATCTAGATCAACGTTACATAGATTTGGGAATACTTCGTCTAGCTCAATTTGGTATGAATTGGCATACATAGAAGCAAAAGGAAGGATGAAGAAAGGGAATAGAGCTTGGCAGATTGCTTTAGGGTCAGGGTTTAAGTGTAACAGTGCGGTTTGGGTGGCTCTATGCAATGTCAAGGCTTCGGCGAATAGTCCTTGGGAACATTGCATCGATAGATATCCGGTTCAAATTGATTCTGATTCATCAAAATCAGAGACTCATGTCAAAAACGGTCGGACCTAA
- the LOC104716688 gene encoding cyclase-associated protein 1, with amino-acid sequence MEEDLIKRLEAAVTRLEGISSNGGGGGVVSVSRGGDFSIDGDVASSDPSILAYDDLISQCVGRALSAAEKIGGVVHDVTKIVAEAFASQKELLVRIKQTQKPDLAGLAGFLKPLNDVTMKANAMTEGKRSDFFNHLKAASDSLSALAWIAFTGKDCGMSMPIAHVEESWQMAEFYNNKVLVEYRNKDADHVEWAKALKELYVPGLRDYVKSQYPLGPVWNASGKPATATAPAKAPPGAPAPPPAPIFSSESSKPSSSSNQKQGMSAVFQQLSSGAVTSGLRKVTDDMKTKNRADRSGAVSAIEKETRASKPAFSKTGPPKMELQMGRKWAVENQIGKKDLVISECDSKQSVYIFGCKDSVLQIQGKVNNITIDKCTKMGVVFTDVVAAFEIVNCNNVEVQCQGSAPTVSVDNTTGCQLYLNKDSLETAITTAKSSEINVMVPGATPDGDWVEHALPQQYNHVFTEGKFETTPVSHSGA; translated from the exons ATGGAAGAGGATTTGATTAAACGTCTTGAAGCTGCGGTTACGAGGCTTGAAGGGATCTCAAGCaacggtggaggaggaggagttgtTTCTGTTTCCCGCGGAGGAGATTTCTCAATCGATGGTGATGTCGCATCGTCCGATCCTTCGATTCTGGCTTATGACGATCTGATTTCTCAATGTGTTGGTAGGGCTTTAAGCGCTGCTGAGAAGATCGGTGGAGTTGTTCATGATGTGACGAAGATTGTCGCCGAAGCATTTGCTTCGCAAAAGGAGCTGCTTGTTCGCATCAAGCAAACGCAG AAGCCTGACCTCGCTGGATTGGCTGGATTTCTAAAGCCGTTGAATGATGTTACAATGAAAGCTAATGCAATGACTGAAGGCAAAAGGTCTGATTTTTTCAATCACTTGAAGGCTGCTTCCGATAGTTTATCTGCATTGGCTTGGATTGCTTTCACTGGCAAAGATTGTG GTATGAGCATGCCCATCGCTCATGTGGAAGAAAGTTGGCAAATGGCTGAGTTTTATAACAACAAG GTTCTGGTTGAGTACCGTAACAAAGACGCAGATCATGTGGAATGGGCTAAAGCCTTAAAAGAACTTTACGTACCTGGTTTAAGGGATTATGTTAAAAGTCAATACCCCTTGGGACCTGTATGGAATGCATCAGGGAAACCTGCTACTGCTACTGCTCCTGCCAAGGCTCCACCCGGTGCTCCTGCTCCTCCACCAGCACCCATCTTCAGTTCTGAATCTTCAAAGCCATCATCATCGTCGAACCAGAAACAAGGGATGTCTGCTGTTTTCCAGCAGCTCAGCTCGGGTGCTGTTACCTCAG GTCTTAGAAAAGTGACGGATGATATGAAGACAAAGAACCGTGCTGATAGATCTGGAGCTGTTAGTGCCATTGAGAAGGAAACCCGTGCCAGTAAACCAGCCTTCTCAAAAACTGGACCACCGAAAATGGAACTTCAAATGGGTCGCAA GTGGGCTGTTGAGAACCAGATTGGGAAGAAGGACTTGGTCATCAGCGAGTGTGATTCCAAACAGTCTGTGTACATATTTGGTTGCAAAGATTCCGTCTTGCAGATACAAG GAAAAGTGAATAACATCACCATTGACAAATGCACCAAAATGGGTGTTGTTTTCACG GATGTTGTTGCTGCATTTGAGATTGTGAATTGCAACAACGTAGAAGTGCAATGTCag GGTTCAGCTCCCACAGTTTCTGTGGACAACACAACTGGCTGTCAGTTATATCTAAACAAAGACTCATTAGAGACAGCGATAACAACAGCCAAATCGAGTGAGATCAATGTAATGGTGCCCGGTGCTACCCCTGATGGAGATTGG GTGGAACATGCGCTGCCTCAACAGTACAACCATGTGTTCACGGAAGGGAAGTTTGAGACAACACCGGTCTCGCACTCAGGTGCCTAA
- the LOC104716686 gene encoding 3-ketoacyl-CoA synthase 17 translates to MDSQDYVKLGYHYLITHFLKFMLVPLVMAVLFTNVSLLTLNQLQYNLVGVISLITFAIFGCTVFFMSRPRSVYLVDYSCYLPPSDQKVSYQKFMNNSSLIQDFSESSLEFQRKILVRSGLGEETYLPESIHCTPPRPTMAAAREEAEQVIFGALDNLFENTKINPREIGVLVVNCSLFNPTPSLSAMIVNKYKLRGNVKSFNLGGMGCSAGVIAIDLASDMLQIHRNTFALVVSTENITQNWYFGNKKAMLIPNCLFRVGGSAVLLSNKPLDRKRSKYKLVHTVRTHKGSDEKAFSCVYQEQDECLKTGVSLSKDLMAIAGEALKTNITTLGPLVLPISEQILFFATFVAKRLFNAKKQKPYIPDFKLAFDHFCIHAGGRAVIDELEKSLKLSPRHVEASRMTLHRFGNTSSSSIWYELAYTEAKGRMRKGNRVWQIAFGSGFKCNSAVWVALRDVEPSFKNPWEHCIDRYPVKIDL, encoded by the coding sequence ATGGACTCCCAAGACTACGTCAAGCTTGGTTATCACTACCTGATTACTCACTTTTTGAAGTTCATGCTCGTCCCTCTTGTAATGGCGGTTTTGTTCACGAACGTCTCCTTATTAACTCTAAACCAGCTCCAGTACAATCTCGTCGGAGTCATCTCCCTTATCACATTCGCCATATTCGGATGCACAGTCTTCTTCATGTCACGACCTAGATCCGTTTACCTTGTCGATTACTCCTGCTACTTACCACCGTCGGATCAAAAagttagttaccaaaaattcaTGAATAACTCTAGTTTGATTCAAGATTTCAGCGAATCGTCGCTTGAGTTCCAACGAAAGATCTTGGTTCGATCCGGTCTCGGAGAAGAGACTTATTTACCGGAGTCTATTCACTGCACCCCGCCGCGTCCCACTATGGCCGCTGCGCGTGAGGAAGCAGAGCAGGTAATCTTCGGTGCACTCGATAACCTCTTCGAGAATACCAAAATCAATCCTAGAGAGATTGGTGTTCTTGTTGTGAACTGTAGTTTGTTTAACCCTACGCCTTCTTTATCCGCCATGATTGTTAACAAGTATAAACTAAGAGGAAACGTCAAGAGCTTTAACCTTGGTGGAATGGGATGTAGTGCTGGTGTTATCGCGATTGATCTCGCTAGTGACATGTTACAGATACATAGGAACACTTTTGCTCTTGTGGTTAGTACTGAGAACATTACTCAGAATTGGTATTTTGGTAACAAGAAAGCAATGTTGATCCCTAATTGCTTGTTTAGAGTTGGTGGCTCTGCGGTTCTGCTTTCCAACAAGCCTTTGGATCGAAAACGCTCCAAGTATAAGCTTGTTCATACGGTAAGGACTCATAAAGGATCTGATGAGAAAGCATTCAGTTGTGTGTACCAAGAACAAGACGAGTGTTTAAAAACCGGAGTTTCTTTATCGAAAGATCTTATGGCTATAGCCGGAGAAGCTTTGAAGACTAATATCACCACTTTGGGTCCTCTGGTTCTTCCTATAAGCGAGCAGATCCTCTTCTTTGCGACTTTTGTTGCTAAGAGACTGTTCAACGCCAAGAAACAGAAGCCTTACATACCCGATTTCAAGCTTGCCTTTGATCATTTCTGTATTCACGCGGGAGGTAGAGCCGTGATCGATGAACTAGAGAAGAGTTTAAAGCTTTCGCCAAGACATGTCGAGGCGTCTAGAATGACACTGCACAGATTTGGAAACACTTCCTCGAGCTCTATATGGTATGAATTGGCTTACACGGAAGCCAAAGGAAGAATGAGGAAAGGGAACAGAGTTTGGCAGATTGCTTTTGGAAGCGGGTTTAAATGTAACAGCGCGGTTTGGGTGGCTCTCCGCGATGTCGAGCCCTCGTTTAAAAATCCTTGGGAACATTGCATCGATAGATATCCGGTTAAGATCGATCTTTGA
- the LOC104716683 gene encoding transcription factor bHLH63-like, with protein sequence MNGAIEADLLLDYNTDMSVLERQRAHLKYLNPGFDSPLAGFFSDSSMINGGVIDGFLGTDGLNLPMIYGQTTVEGDPRLSISPETMIGTGNFKKRKFDTETKDCDGKKKKILMMNREDEVEEEDEKSKLTEQNNGSTKSIKKMKNKAKKEENSYSNDSSKVTIQKTDYIHVRARRGQATDSHSIAERVRREKISERMKFLQDLVPGCDKITGKAGMLDEIINYVQSLQRQIEFLSMKLAVVNPRPDFDMDDIFAKEVASTPMTVVPSPEMVNSGYSHEMVNSGYSNEMVSSGYLHFNPMQQVDTTSSDPLSSCFNNGQAPSMWDSHVQNLYGSLGV encoded by the exons atgaatggaGCTATAGAAGCTGATCTTTTGCTCGACTATAATACGGACATGTCGGTCTTAGAGCGACAAAGGGCTCATCTCAAGTACCTCAATCCAGGCTTCGATTCTCCTCTCGCCGGCTTCTTCTCCGATTCTTCGATGATTAACGGCGGCGTGATTGACGGCTTTCTTGGGACGGACGGTTTGAATCTTCCGATGATTTACGGACAGACGACGGTGGAAGGTGATCCAAGACTCTCTATCTCGCCGGAAACGATGATTGGGACTGGAAATTTCAAGAAAAGGAAGTTTGATACAGAGACCAAG GATTGtgatgggaagaagaagaagatattgatgatgaacagagaagatgaagttgaagaagaagatgagaagtcGAAACTAACAGAGCAAAACAATGGGAGCACAAAAAGcatcaagaagatgaaaaacaaagccaagaaagaagaaaacagttACTCTAACGATTCATCAAAAGTGACGATACAGAAAACGGATTATATTCATGTTCGTGCACGACGAGGCCAAGCCACTGATAGTCACAGCATAGCAGAGCGA GTtagaagagaaaagataagcGAGAGGATGAAGTTTTTACAAGATTTGGTTCCTGGTTGCGACAAGATCACAGGCAAAGCAGGGATGCTTGATGAAATCATTAACTATGTTCAGTCACTCCAGAGACAGATTGAG TTCTTATCGATGAAACTAGCAGTTGTGAATCCAAGGCCTGATTTCGATATGGATGACATTTTTGCCAAAGAG GTTGCCTCAACTCCAATGACAGTAGTGCCATCTCCTGAAATGGTTAATTCCGGTTATTCTCATGAGATGGTTAATTCCGGTTATTCTAATGAGATGGTTAGTTCCGGTTATCTCCATTTCAATCCAATGCAGCAAGTGGATACCACCAGTTCTGATCCACTGTCGTCATGCTTCAAC AATGGCCAAGCTCCTTCGATGTGGGACTCTCATGTGCAGAATCTTTATGGAAGTTTAGGAGTCTGA
- the LOC104716687 gene encoding probable receptor-like serine/threonine-protein kinase At4g34500, whose translation MSDSGSSHKSSSTKLPSILGLNIYIVIAICSVFILLISVLIFLFVCLNRVSRARRMRVKHSSGSIPLVSKEISEIKKTVGKFIRNSDESKGKIGNEAVVVVPASSKEATTTSTSGGFDTLSVASSGGDVGPEVMGWGRWYSLKDLEIATRGFSDENVIGEGGYGVVYRADFSDGSVAAVKNLLNNKGQAEKEFKVEVEAIGKVRHKNLVGLMGYCADSVQRMLVYEYIDNGNLEQWLHGDVGPVSPLTWDIRMKIAIGTAKGLAYLHEGLEPKVVHRDVKSSNILLDRKWNAKVSDFGLAKLLGSETSYVTTRVMGTFGYVSPEYASTGMLNECSDVYSFGVLLMEMITGRSPVDYSRPPGEMNLVDWFKGMVASRRGEEIIDPKIKTSPPPRALKRALLVCLRCIDLDASKRPKMGQIIHMLEAEDFPFRPDHRSNQERMTEKASMANKNVHHG comes from the exons ATGTCGGACTCTGGTTCTTCTCACAAGTCCTCCTCCACAAAGTTACCTTCAATATTGGGACTAAACATCTACATAGTTATCGCGATATGTTCTGTTTTCATACTCTTGATCTCGgtcctcatcttcctcttcgtctGTCTGAACCGAGTCTCACGCGCTCGTAGAATGCGTGTGAAACACAGCTCAGGCTCGATCCCGCTTGTCTCCAAGGAGATATCGGAGATCAAGAAGACGGTCGGAAAGTTTATTAGAAACTCCGACGAATCAAAGGGTAAGATCGGAAACGAAGCTGTCGTCGTGGTTCCCGCATCGAGCAAAGAAGCGACGACTACGAGTACGAGTGGTGGGTTTGACACTTTGTCGGTGGCTTCGAGCGGTGGTGACGTTGGTCCCGAGGTGATGGGATGGGGAAGATGGTATAGCTTGAAAGATCTGGAGATCGCGACGCGTGGCTTCTCTGATGAGAACGTGATCGGTGAAGGAGGTTACGGCGTCGTTTATAGAGCTGATTTCTCTGACGGTTCTGTCGCCGCCGTCAAGAACCTCCTTAACAACAA GGGTCAGGCAGAGAAAGAGTTCAAAGTTGAAGTGGAAGCTATTGGAAAAGTAAGACATAAGAACTTGGTTGGTCTGATGGGATATTGTGCTGACAGTGTTCAAAG GATGCTTGTGTATGAATATATTGATAATGGAAACTTGGAGCAGTGGTTGCACGGTGATGTAGGTCCGGTTAGTCCTCTTACGTGGGATATCCGCATGAAGATTGCTATTGGAACAGCAAAAGG GTTAGCCTATTTACATGAAGGGCTTGAACCTAAGGTTGTGCACCGTGATGTGAAATCTAGTAACATCTTGCTCGATAGGAAATGGAACGCGAAAGTGTCTGATTTTGGTTTGGCCAAGTTATTAGGATCTGAAACAAGCTATGTGACAACTCGTGTTATGGGAACttttgg ATATGTTTCACCGGAATATGCAAGTACTGGTATGCTCAATGAGTGTAGTGATGTCTACAGTTTCGGTGTTTTGCTCATGGAGATGATTACAGGAAGAAGTCCTGTAGATTATTCAAGACCGCCTGGCGAG ATGAACTTAGTTGATTGGTTTAAAGGAATGGTTGCAAGTAGACGTGGAGAAGAAATTATAGATCCTAAAATCAAGACCTCACCACCACCAAGAGCTTTGAAAAGAgctttgcttgtttgtttgcgTTGCATAGACCTTGATGCTAGTAAACGACCAAAGATGGGACAAATCATTCACATGCTTGAAGCTGAAGACTTCCCTTTCCGTCCT GATCACAGATCAAACCAGGAAAGAATGACCGAGAAAGCTTCAATGGCAAACAAGAATGTCCATCACGGTTGA